From the Maioricimonas rarisocia genome, one window contains:
- a CDS encoding Rne/Rng family ribonuclease — protein sequence MKKEMLINVLQPEESRIAIVEDGTLEELYVERNSLENLVGNIYKGRVVNIEPSIQAVFVDFGVGRNGFLHVSDVEYQYYKHLLEEEPKSSNGRRGRPPRLNERNARNKPPIQEIFQRGSEVLVQVIKEGIGTKGPTLSTYISIPGRYLVLMPGLQRVGVSRKINDEQTRRQLRQILRELDPPDGLGFIIRTAGVDRSQKDLQRDMNYLLRLWKTIVRRISKQPSPVDIYEESDMITRTIRDIYTGDIESIWIDEPEAFERAREFMKVVLPRHVDRVQLYTGKEPIFHTYQIEAEIDRIQNRHVPIDGGGSIVIDQTEALVAIDVNSGSFRADDNAEETAYQVNLKAAEAIARQIRLRDLGGVIVNDFIDMREERHRRGVERKLREAVRRDRARTKVLRISPFGLIEMTRQRIRPSLRRSVYEDCPCCTGIGQVKTAESVAIEVMRTLMKSASHPDVRQINTEVNQRVADYLINRKRREITRLEEEYSVSVSIRTGINVGPEHIHTTCLNETGQEVAMLPTGDSYSRR from the coding sequence ATGAAAAAAGAGATGCTGATCAACGTCCTCCAGCCGGAGGAGAGTCGGATCGCCATTGTCGAGGACGGTACGCTCGAAGAGCTGTACGTGGAACGGAACAGCCTCGAGAACCTCGTCGGCAATATCTACAAAGGCCGCGTCGTCAACATCGAGCCGAGTATTCAGGCGGTGTTTGTCGACTTCGGCGTGGGGCGAAACGGGTTTCTGCACGTCAGCGACGTGGAGTACCAGTACTACAAACATCTGCTCGAAGAGGAGCCGAAGTCCAGCAATGGACGGCGCGGACGCCCGCCTCGGCTCAACGAGCGGAATGCCCGCAACAAGCCGCCGATCCAGGAGATCTTTCAGCGCGGCAGCGAAGTGCTGGTGCAGGTGATCAAAGAGGGAATCGGCACCAAGGGGCCGACGCTCTCGACGTACATCAGCATTCCGGGCCGGTACCTGGTCCTGATGCCCGGACTGCAGCGGGTTGGCGTCAGTCGCAAGATCAACGACGAGCAGACGCGACGGCAGCTGCGGCAGATTCTCCGCGAACTCGATCCGCCGGACGGGCTGGGATTCATCATCCGCACTGCTGGCGTCGACCGGTCGCAGAAAGACCTGCAGCGGGACATGAACTACCTGCTGCGGCTGTGGAAGACGATCGTCCGCCGGATCAGCAAGCAGCCGTCGCCGGTCGACATCTACGAAGAAAGCGACATGATTACCCGGACGATCCGGGATATCTACACGGGTGACATCGAGTCGATCTGGATCGACGAGCCGGAAGCGTTTGAGCGGGCTCGGGAGTTCATGAAGGTGGTTCTGCCGCGGCACGTCGACCGCGTGCAGCTGTACACCGGCAAGGAACCGATCTTCCACACGTATCAGATCGAAGCGGAGATCGACCGGATTCAGAATCGCCACGTTCCGATCGACGGCGGGGGTTCGATCGTGATCGATCAGACCGAGGCCCTGGTCGCCATCGACGTGAACAGCGGCAGCTTCCGGGCCGACGACAACGCCGAAGAGACCGCCTATCAGGTCAATCTGAAGGCGGCCGAAGCGATTGCCCGCCAGATCCGCCTGCGGGACCTGGGGGGCGTGATCGTCAACGACTTCATCGACATGCGGGAAGAGCGGCACCGCCGGGGCGTGGAACGGAAGCTCCGCGAAGCGGTCCGTCGCGACCGTGCCCGCACCAAAGTGCTGCGGATCAGCCCGTTCGGACTGATCGAGATGACGCGGCAGCGGATCCGGCCGTCGCTCAGGCGGAGCGTCTACGAGGACTGCCCGTGCTGCACCGGGATCGGCCAGGTCAAGACGGCCGAGAGCGTGGCCATCGAAGTCATGCGGACGCTGATGAAGTCGGCCAGCCACCCGGATGTGCGGCAGATCAATACCGAGGTCAACCAGCGCGTGGCGGACTACCTGATCAACCGCAAGCGGCGGGAGATCACGCGGTTGGAAGAAGAGTACAGCGTATCGGTCAGCATCCGCACCGGCATCAATGTGGGGCCCGAGCACATCCACACCACCTGCCTGAATGAAACGGGACAGGAGGTGGCGATGTTGCCTACGGGTGACTCGTATTCGCGTCGGTGA
- the ptsP gene encoding phosphoenolpyruvate--protein phosphotransferase produces MIVKQGIAVSPGVAIGQALALGAEEFRIPRRFVRVDAVDTEIERLHTALDNVCKEIARNEELATDRLGQQYGAIFGAHLQMVRDPKLLSEIEELIRKRHFSPEFASSQVLHRYAKELQSLGNKYLAERAADIFDLERSVLRHLLGERREELSQLMTPVIVLAHNLTPSETAALDKKNVLGFATEIGGHTSHTAILAGALEIPAVVGVGQFLADVSGGDMVIIDGDHGEIIIDPDEDCLERYRHTEERSKSVAERLLLLGPQVSETRDGVRIKVMGNIEFPEEAEACKARGADGVGLYRTEFLYLGTNEERTEDDHYQAYRKVIETIGDAPVVIRTLDLGADKVPGSMRQMFSTGDNPELGLRSIRVSLHDQTLFKTQLRAVLRAAVDGDVRIMFPLVSSLIELRQAKMILRDVKEDLEEQGIPFARNTPVGIMVEVPAVALLAEDFAREVDFFSIGTNDLIQYTLAADRSDPVVSKYYNSADPSIIRIVRMVVAAASSRGISVTVCGQMSSDPKFIPLLVGLGLRHLSVTPQAIPEIKEIIRHLTIPQAEEIASRAQQLELARDVETFLRGELNKICPELVK; encoded by the coding sequence ATGATCGTCAAGCAGGGCATCGCTGTTTCGCCTGGGGTCGCGATCGGCCAGGCACTCGCCCTCGGGGCTGAGGAATTCCGAATTCCCCGACGTTTCGTGCGTGTGGATGCCGTCGACACCGAGATCGAGCGACTCCATACGGCGCTGGACAATGTCTGCAAGGAGATCGCCCGCAACGAGGAGCTGGCGACGGACCGGCTGGGGCAGCAGTATGGTGCCATCTTCGGCGCCCATCTGCAGATGGTCCGCGATCCGAAGCTGCTCAGCGAGATCGAGGAGCTGATCCGCAAGCGTCATTTCTCCCCGGAGTTCGCGTCCTCGCAGGTGCTGCACCGCTACGCTAAGGAACTCCAGAGCCTGGGCAACAAGTATCTCGCGGAGCGTGCGGCCGACATCTTCGACCTCGAGCGAAGCGTGCTGCGGCATCTGCTCGGCGAACGTCGTGAAGAGCTCTCGCAGCTGATGACGCCGGTGATCGTGCTGGCCCACAATCTCACGCCGAGCGAAACGGCGGCCCTGGACAAGAAGAACGTGCTGGGGTTCGCGACCGAGATTGGCGGTCACACCAGTCACACGGCGATTCTGGCGGGGGCCCTCGAGATTCCTGCCGTCGTGGGGGTCGGTCAGTTTCTGGCGGACGTCTCCGGCGGTGACATGGTGATCATCGATGGGGATCACGGCGAGATCATCATCGATCCGGACGAAGACTGCCTGGAGCGGTATCGTCACACCGAGGAACGTTCGAAGTCGGTCGCGGAACGGCTGCTGCTGCTGGGTCCGCAGGTCTCCGAAACACGCGACGGTGTCCGGATCAAGGTGATGGGGAACATCGAGTTCCCGGAGGAAGCGGAAGCATGCAAGGCCCGCGGTGCGGACGGGGTCGGCCTGTATCGGACCGAGTTCCTGTACCTGGGGACGAACGAGGAGCGGACCGAGGACGATCATTACCAGGCGTATCGCAAGGTGATCGAGACCATCGGGGATGCCCCCGTCGTGATTCGGACGCTCGATCTGGGGGCCGACAAGGTTCCCGGTTCGATGCGGCAGATGTTCTCGACCGGCGACAATCCGGAGCTGGGACTGCGCAGCATCCGGGTGAGTCTGCACGATCAGACGCTGTTCAAGACGCAGCTGCGTGCCGTGCTGCGAGCGGCCGTCGACGGTGACGTGCGGATCATGTTTCCGCTGGTTTCGTCGCTGATCGAGCTTCGACAGGCGAAGATGATTCTGCGTGACGTGAAAGAGGATCTCGAAGAGCAGGGGATCCCGTTTGCCCGGAACACGCCGGTCGGAATCATGGTCGAGGTGCCGGCGGTGGCGCTGCTGGCGGAAGATTTTGCCCGGGAAGTGGATTTCTTTTCTATCGGCACGAACGATCTGATCCAGTATACTCTCGCCGCCGACCGTTCTGATCCGGTGGTGTCAAAGTACTACAACTCTGCCGATCCGTCGATTATCCGGATCGTTCGCATGGTGGTGGCCGCTGCCTCGTCACGGGGGATTTCGGTGACGGTGTGCGGCCAGATGAGTTCCGATCCGAAGTTTATCCCGCTGCTGGTCGGACTGGGTCTGCGTCATCTGAGTGTGACTCCGCAGGCCATACCGGAAATCAAGGAAATCATTCGACATCTGACGATTCCACAAGCCGAGGAAATCGCGTCCCGGGCGCAACAGCTCGAACTGGCCCGCGACGTGGAGACATTTCTACGTGGAGAACTGAACAAGATCTGTCCCGAGCTGGTGAAGTAG
- a CDS encoding HPr family phosphocarrier protein, translating into MTESSRAERTVTVTMPHGLHMVPCSEIAKYVRDFSGEVRIRRDDVSADAHSVFDLLQLQAEQGSLLVLEASGEGAESIVDGLARLFEAEFHVER; encoded by the coding sequence ATGACAGAGTCCTCCAGGGCGGAGCGTACCGTCACCGTCACGATGCCGCACGGATTGCACATGGTGCCCTGTTCCGAGATCGCGAAGTACGTTCGCGACTTCTCCGGGGAGGTGCGAATCCGCCGGGATGACGTTTCTGCGGATGCCCATTCGGTGTTCGACCTGCTCCAGCTTCAGGCCGAGCAAGGTTCGCTGCTGGTGCTCGAAGCGAGCGGCGAAGGTGCCGAATCGATTGTCGACGGACTCGCCCGTCTGTTCGAAGCGGAATTTCACGTCGAACGTTGA
- a CDS encoding PTS sugar transporter subunit IIA: MKLTEFVVPDAIIPDLAVDTKDAAIRAMVSSLRQAGKIADEHEENIVSAIMKREELGSTGIGRGVAVPHTKHPSVDSLVATVAVCNDGLNFASLDGEDVYILFLLVSPPDRPGDHLRGLETITRHLKNDDFCRFLRQSKTQEDIVELLAEADEDQI; encoded by the coding sequence ATGAAGCTGACAGAGTTTGTCGTCCCGGATGCAATCATTCCGGACCTGGCGGTCGACACGAAGGATGCAGCCATCCGTGCGATGGTGTCGAGTTTGCGGCAGGCCGGAAAAATTGCCGACGAGCACGAAGAGAACATCGTTTCCGCGATCATGAAGCGGGAGGAACTGGGGTCGACCGGGATCGGACGTGGAGTGGCCGTGCCGCACACGAAACATCCGTCGGTGGACTCGCTGGTCGCGACCGTCGCTGTCTGCAATGACGGGCTGAATTTTGCCAGTCTGGACGGCGAGGACGTGTACATCCTGTTTCTGCTGGTCTCGCCTCCGGACCGTCCCGGCGATCACTTGCGGGGTCTGGAGACAATCACCCGTCACCTCAAGAACGACGATTTCTGCCGTTTCCTTCGGCAATCGAAGACGCAGGAAGACATCGTCGAACTGCTGGCCGAGGCCGACGAAGATCAGATTTAG
- the hpf gene encoding ribosome hibernation-promoting factor, HPF/YfiA family has protein sequence MQVEISCRHGSIRPDTQEYISRKAEKLLTYFERVTAINVTLDFDGDRIRSEILVDAEHKHNFIAHAEGTEVSGTFEQSLHKMEQQIRKYKEKLQDHRRDLPMSEVAQSAPEEPPA, from the coding sequence GTGCAAGTTGAGATTTCGTGCCGTCACGGCAGCATCAGGCCGGATACGCAGGAGTACATTTCGCGCAAGGCCGAGAAGCTGTTAACGTATTTCGAGCGAGTCACTGCGATTAACGTGACGCTCGACTTTGATGGCGACCGGATCCGGTCGGAAATCCTGGTTGATGCCGAGCACAAACATAACTTTATCGCTCACGCCGAAGGCACGGAGGTGAGTGGCACGTTTGAACAGTCGCTGCACAAGATGGAACAGCAGATCCGGAAGTACAAGGAGAAGCTGCAGGACCATCGTCGCGACCTTCCCATGAGCGAAGTGGCCCAGTCGGCCCCGGAGGAGCCGCCCGCCTGA